ACCGAAGACTGCGGGCCAAGGAGATGCCATGACAGAACTAGGCGACGAACGCTACGTGAGCCTCGGCACCTTTCGGAAATCCGGAGTCGAGGTTCGGACAGCCGTGTGGATTGCGCAGAGCACGACGGGGGAGGTCCTCTACGTCTATACCAACCGGACATCGGGCAAGGTGAAGCGCATCCGGAATGGTGCGCGGGTACGCCTCGCGCCGTGCACCGCTTCCGGGCGTGTCACTGGAGACTGGACCGAAGCCAAGGCCCGCATGCTCGAGACTCCGAACGAGCGCGACCTGGGGCTCGAGGCGATCATTCGGAAGTACGGATTGCAGATGCGGCTGGCTCTCCTCGCCTCGCGACTCTCGGGACGCTACGCCGACCGGGCCGTCATCGAAATCCAGGTGGGCGCTTAGGGGCGCAGACGGCCCGTGACCGGATCGGTCACGGTTACGCAGTAGCCTGTGGACATCACGGGGGTAGGGTTGGGCGACTCGTTCGAGGCGGAGGCGGTACCGCGGACACCGGCCGCGCACATCGTATCGGCCGGGGAGGTCGTTGCGGCGCCTAGCGCACGCGCGGCCGAAGATCGGCTCGTGGTCGAGGTCGTGAGCCGAGCCGACGCCGCCGTTCGTACGCCCGGTGGTTTGCTGCGGCACATACGGGTGATCGTGCCCTCGGCCAGTCTTCGCCAGCATTTTTCTGCCCGGCTCGCCCAGGAGCGGCCGGCACTCCTCGGAGTGGTGGTCCAGACGCTCGCCTCGGTCGCCCAGCAGTTGGCGAACTCGGGCCGGGGCGAGGCCCCCGTGGCGGATGGCGATCTGCTGTTTCCGGTGCTGGTGCAACGCGCTGCGGCTGAAGAGCCAGAACTGCTGCGCGAGCTGCGTGAGCCGTCCGAGGGTGATGGCGCGTTGGTCGGGGTCGTGCGGGACTTGCTCGATGCGGCTTTTCTTCGGCCTCATGAGGAAGGTATTGGGGAGCGGTTGGCAGAGGTCTCGACCGGCCGCGTGCGCGCACGGGCCGAGGCCGTCGTGCGGGTTGCACGGCGGGTGCTCGTGGCCTGCGAAAACGGCGGGCTGAGGCCGCGATCGGCGGTCTTCCTCCAGGCAACCGAGAGGCTCGAATCCGAAGGGCCGGCGGCATTGCCCTCGAGTGCAGTCTTCATCCATGGAGTCGCAGACGCGACCGGCGTCGCCAGCGAGTTGATCGTGGCGTTGGTGCGGGTTCTCGGGGCGCAGCTCTGGCTTCCCATGCCAGGGGATCCCGCACAATTCGTCGATCCCTCCCCCCCGGCCAGGCCGGGGCCTGGGCATCGTTTCACGGAGCGGCTGCGAGAACGCCTTGGCGAGCCTTCTTTCGTCGAAGAAGGCCCGGCCTCGGAATCAACGATCCTGAGCCTCCAGCGCGCCCAGGGCGCCAGCGCAGAAGTGCGAGCAGCTGCTGCGCGCATCCGAGGGCTGCTCGAGGCCGGTGCGATTCCCGAGCGCATCGGATTCGTCGCGCGGGATCTCGACGGGTACCGCTTGGCGATCTCCCGCGAGTTTCGCGCGTTGGGCATTCCCTTCTCCGGTGGCCTGGGTTTCGCCACCCACGAGAGCCGCCGTGTGCGGGCCTTGTTGGGCCTGCTCTCCACGGGTGACGGGTGTGTCGTCGATCTCTGGCTCGATGCGACGGATCGTTTCCGCGGGGCCGAACTCGGCGATCTTCGGTTGGGCCTCCATGGTCTCGGCATCGGGCGGCTACGCGATCTCGCCGCTCTCGATCTCGATGAGCGACTCGGCGAGCGCAAGGTTCTTCGATTGCCTTCGGTGCGCGGGATCGCCGACGATGAAGGATGGCTTCCCCCGCTCAACCCTGAGGCCTCGGCGCCGCCAGGCTCCAGGCGATTGAGACGGCGGACGGTCTCCCGGGAAGCGCTGGCCTGGGCGGTGGAAGCCGCCGGCGCCACGCTGCGCTGGCTCGAGTTGGCATTCGAGCCGCGCAGCTTGGAGGCACAGCTCGGCCGGATCCAGGAACTGCTCGCAGGTCCACTTGGCTGGGGAGAGACGACGTCCGGTGCGAAGACGGTTGTGGCCGCCACCCGGGATCTGGTGGCACGGGTTCTCCCCGGATGGAACTTCGACGGGCCCGAGGTTGCGCTTCTGCTCGGCCGAATGCTCGAAGGCGCCGGCAAGGCAGAGTTGGGCGGTGCCGGCGCCGGCGTGCAGGTGTTGACCGCCATGGAAGCCCGGGGGCGGAGCTTCGATCTGCTCTTCCTGGTCGGCCTGAATCGCGATGTGTTCCCGCGTCCCGTCGGAGAAGACCCGCTCCTGCCGGATTCGCTCCGTCGGGCCCTCCTTCCTCTCTTGCCATCCATCCCGGTGAAGAGCCGCGGCTTCGATGAGGAGCGGCATCTGTTCGCCTGGTTGTGCTCGGCGGCACCGGAGGTCGTTCTCTCCTGGCAGGCGGTCAGTGAGGATGGCAAGGAGCGGGCACGGTCGCCGTTGGTCGAGCGCATCCTGATCGCGCACCCGACGCTGCCCGTACTGGATGCGTTGGCACCCATCGAGGCGGAACTCAGCATCCGACCCCTCCAGGAGCATCTGCAATGGGCAGCACTCCGCGGCGGAATCGGGGCACAAGGAGCGCTCATGTGCGCGCTCGATCCGGCGCGGGGTGCTGCGCGCATGGCGGTACTGGACGAACTCGAGGCGCGAGGCGAGCGCTGGCAACGGCCCGGTCCGTACTCAGGTTTTGTTGGAGCGGATGCCACACGCCTCCAGGGGCTGTACGTCACACGCCTCGAGGGTCTTGCGCGCTGTCCCTGGCAACATTTCCTGGAACGCAGCCTGGGCCTGGAAGCGGTGCCTGATGCGATCGCCGCGCTTCCCGATACGAGCCCGGCGCTGCTCGGAAACGTCGTTCACAATGTGCTGGAAGCCGTCGTCGCTCTTTCCGGTGTGCCGACGCGAGTGTCGCTGGCAGGTCAGCTGGCCGCTGAGCCACGATCCGTCGCCTGGCCGGCCCCTGCAGAGCTCGACGCCTTGTTGAAGAACGCAGCTCGCGAAGCGGCTTTGGACGAGGGCATCGTGCTGCCCGCCTTCGCCCATTTTCTGGCGCGCCGGGCCAGGCCGATCCTCGAACGGATCGCTGAACTCGAGACCCAGGGCGGTGTGCTGCCGGCTGTCATCGGTGCCGAACTGGAGGCATCGCTTTCAGTCACCGGGCCCGGCGGCGTCTCGGTCGAACTGGGATTTCGCGCTGACCGCGTCGATCGAGAAGAGCGGTCGCTCGTGTTGGTCGACTACAAGACGGGCAAGCCCTTCACCGATGCGAAGGGGGCTTCGACGCGGCAGCGACATCTGATCACTGGGATTCGTGAGGGCCGCCGCCTGCAGATCGCTGCCTACGCAGCGTTCGAGGCGGACAACCTCGCGACCGAGGGACGTCTGGTATTCGGCCAGCCGGAGGCAGAGGACGAACACGCTCAGGTGAACCTCGAATCCGGGAATTCGGAGGCGCGTGCGGCGTTCGATGAAGCCGTCGAGGTCCTGCTCGGCGCCCTCGGCTCTGGCGCGCTTCCGCCCAGGCTGTTGGATGCCAAGCTCACCGACGAAGCTGGGCAATGCGCGTATTGCGAGCTGAGCCAAGCCTGCACGCGGCGTGATAGCGGGGCCAGGCGTCGATTCGCTTCCTGGATTGCGAGCGACGGGGGATCGGAAGCCGAGCGCGCGGCTCGCGCAGTCTTCAACCTCGCGATTGGCAAGGCATGAGCCGGTCCATGGACGCGTACCGGGGCAAGCTGCGATGACGTCTCGAGCGGACGATCGACGAGCCCGAGCGCTCGCGCAGCGAGAGTTCGGGTCTCCCCTGGTGCTCGAAGCCGGTGCCGGAACCGGGAAGACGGCGGTACTGGTCTCGCGAATCGTGGCCTGGTGCCTGGACCCGGGTTGGCAGCGAGCCAAGCTGCGGGTCGAAGAGCGGGGCCTCCTCGGGGCTCCCGCTCCGACGGATGACCAGATTGCGGCAGAGGCGTTGCGCGGTGTGGTCGCGATTACCTTTACCGAGGCCGCTGCCGCGGAAATGGCGTCAAGGGTTGCCGAGGCATTGCTCTCGTTGCGTGCCGGAAAAACCCCGGTCGGTTTCGACGACGAAGCGCTGCCCAATGCTCCGCTTCGGGATACCCGAGCCGAGGCGTTGGTGGGCGCACTCGACCAATTGGCGGTGCGCACCATTCACGCCACCTGTCGACGTTGGCTCGCTGCCCACGCGGTCGATGCGGGCCTGCGCCCCGGCTTCGAGATCGATGCGGATGGCCAGCGCCAGGTCGAGCTCGTGCGCGAAGTGTTGGAGGCGCATCTCCCGGAAGCCTTCGGCGAGCCGTTCGACCCGGATTTCGCCGTTCTGGCCGATGCGGAGATCGGCCCGCGGGACATCGAACAGGCCCTGGTCAGCCTGCTCAATGAGGGTGTCCTGGCCGAGGATCTGGCCGTCGATCCGATCGAACCCGACGCCCTCGCCGATCTGGCGATCCAGCTTCGCGAAGCCAGCGACGCATTTCTCGGGCTCGAGGCCGGGCGATTGCTGGGGTTGGGGAAACGCGCTTCAGCCGTCGTCGAAGCGGTTGAAGCGGTGATGGGGACCCGCGCTGCGGTTCACGAAGCGCTTCCGCGAGACGCGGAAGCCTGGGACGAATGGCGCCGGGGAATCGCGGAGTGCTGGGCGGCTCGCCGTCCGAAACTCGCCGAGTTCGCGCGCGGCAAATTCACCAGGGGTGGAGGCGACGCGCTGGCAGACGATGCGCCTGCGTTGGCCGACGCTGCGCGGCGGCTGCAGCTCGTCCTGAAGCACGTGTTGGATTTCGATCCGATCCGGTTGGCCTCCAGCCGCCGGGTTCTCCTGCGCCTGCTTGCCGAAGCCGAGGAACGGTTGCGCGAGTCCGGCGTTGTTTCGTTCGGTGGGTTGCTCCGTGGCGCACGGGACCTGCTCGTCTCGCGGCCGGATGTTGCGGGAAGGTTGCGACACGAAATCGATCAGATCCTCGTCGACGAATTCCAGGACACGGACGCGCTGCAATGCGAAATCCTGGAGGCGCTGGCATTGGGAGGCGAGGCCTCCGAGCGGCCGGGGCTCTTCCTCGTGGGAGACCCCAAGCAATCCATCTACGCCTGGCGAGGCGCGGATCTGCGCGCCTATGAGGATTTCGTCGGCAAGGCCCGCGCAGCCGGCGGGCAGGTGCTTCCCCTGATCGTGAACTTCCGCTCGACCGGTGCCGTGTTGGACGAGGTCGAGCGCGTGGTCGCGCCGATCATGCACCAGGCACCCGGCCTCCAACCCGCCTTCCAACGCCTTCTGCCCCAGGAGGGAAGGGTCTTCGAGCCGCTACCCGAGGGCTGTGCGTCGGTTGAACATTGGTTGAGCTGGCCGCTGGACGACGAGGGCTCTCCGGATCCGAAGAGGGCCAAACGTTTCTCCACCGAACTCGAGGCCCGGGCGGTGGCGGCGGATCTGCAGAGGCTTCGCGAGAGCGGAGTCTCGCCCGGCGAGGTGGCGTTGCTGATGCGCTCCTCGGGCGATTTCGATGTCTACCTGATGGCATTGCGCGAGGCCGGTATCCCTTTCGTGGTCGAACGTGAGGAGCAGCATGGTCGGCGTCGCGAGGTGGTGGATGCGATGGCCTGGATACGCTGCGTGCTGGATCCGAACGACGCATTGGCCCTGGTGGCGACGCTGCGTTCGTCCCTGGTCGGGGTTCCCGATGCGGCGTTGGTTCCGCTCTGGCGGCTCGGGCTGCCGGAACGCGCGGGCCGCCTGCACGGCAGCGGAGGAGAGGATCTCGAGACATTAGGCGAAGAAATCCGCTCGCTGGCGGCAGCATTGCCTGCGGGTGTTCCCGGGCTCGAGCGGGTCGCGGGCTGGGAGGAAGGCTTGTTGGCATTCCTCGACGAACTGGGTCCCTTGCGGGCCCTGGCAGAAGAAGGGCCGGTCGATCGTTTCGTCGAGGCCCTGCGCGGGCCCTGGGGGCTCGAGGTGGCCGAAGCCGGGCGGCACCTCGGAGCCCACCGACTGGGCAGCCTGGATCGGGTCTTTCGGGAGCTGGCAGAGGCTCTCGAAGCCGCAGGCGGTTCGTCGTCTGCCGTACTCTCGCAGCTGCGCCGGGCCGGCAGTCCGGATCGCGAGCATCGCGAGGGGCGAAGGCGGTCCTTTCACGAGAACGCGGTGCACGTGATGACCGTGCACAAGGCCAAGGGCCTGGGGTTCCGTCACGTCTACGTGCTCCAGACGCACAAGGGCGTACGCTCGGAAACGCCGGGCGATACCACTCTGGAGCGACGCGGTGGGCGTTGCGAGTACGTGCTCTTCGGGTTCGCGACGCCGGGCATGCTCGCCCTCGGAGAGGAAAGAACGGCGAGGGAAGCCTGTGAGGGTGTTCGCCTCCTCTACGTCGCAGCGACGCGCGCCAAGCAGAGGCTGGTGATCGCCGGGCACCGTCCCCCGCGTTCGGGAACGGACCCGGGAGTGAGCCCGACTCCCTCTCGACTGGCCAAGGCGAGTTTCAGCGAACTCCTCGAATCGCGTCGCGGCAGCCCCGAAGCTCTCGCCGATCACGGGGAGGCAGCGCGGCTCGCCGGAGGCAGCTTCCTGGACGATGACGGCGTTCGTTGGTGCCTGCCGGCTGGTTGGCCTCCTCCTTCCCTGGCTGGCCCCGCCGCAAGCGCACTCGGGCCATCCCAGCCGTCGGAAGTGTTGGCCGAGGAGAAGCGCCTGGTTGCGGCACGGGAGTTCGCGGCCCGGCATCAGGCCCGACCCTTCGGCGGCACGGCATCGTCGAGGCATGAGGCACGACTGCCTCCTGGTGGTGCGCCCAGCGATGCGACGAGTCGCAGCGAGGCGATGCGAATCGGTACGGCATTCCACGCCGCTCTCGAACGGCTCACCTTGGACACCCCGGTGGATACCTGGCGTGCAGCGCTGGAGACCTGCTTGGAGGAACAGGACCTGGATGCAGACATGCTCGCCCGAGCCAATGCCCTGGTGGAGCGCTTTCTCGGCTCTCCCCTGGCAGAACGGCTGGGGGGCCTGGGTGAGCGCTTGATGGGACGAGAAGTGCCGCTCCTGCTTGCCCCGGAGAAGGGGGAGGACGAGCCGGTTGGTTTCGTCGCCGGGGCGATCGATCTGCTCTACCGGGACGAGCACGGCAAGATCGTCGTGGCGGATTTCAAGACCGACGCGGTCGGGCAGGCTGGGGAGTTGGAGAGGCGCAGCCAGGCGTACGCAAGCCAGGGCCGGGTGTACGTCCGAGCCGTCCAGGCCGCGTTCGGCCTCGACGAGCCACCGCAATTCGAACTCTGGTTCATCGACGCGGGGCAGGCGGTCCGGATCGAGCCGTGATCCGGCTGTGAGAGGGCGTGAGCCCGGTCACCGCCGCCGAATCCACATCTGCCGCTTCTTCCCATAGCTGAAGCCGGACAGTGGCTTTTGGCCCCAAAGTGCCTCAAGCCTGCGGGGGGGGCGGACGATGGATGTCGCGATGGCGAACACCGGATGAAGAAGACCCTAAGCGTCCTCCTTCTGCTTGGATTGGTGGCCTCGGGCCTTTCCGTGTGGGCCGGGTTGCGCGTCGAAGCCATCCATCAGGAGATGATCGCCGCCCTCGAAGAGCGTCCCCAGCTGCGCGTGCTCGGGAGCACCTTCGAGCGCGGCCTTCTGGGCTCGACCGCCGAGACGACCTTCGAGCTGCGCGGCGCTGCGGGTGAACTCTTCCAACGGCCCCTCGCATGGGCCGGCCAGGAGAATGTTCGTCAGCGCATCGGCTTCCGGCTCGAGCATCATATCGATCACGGCCCGACCAGCCTCTGGACATGGTTCAGTACGGGCGCGGTGGGCCCGCCCATCGTGGCCTATGTGCATTCGACCCTGACGCTCGATCAGGAGGCCTGGTCCGAGGTGGCGGCTGCCTTCGGAAAGCTGCCGGCGGCGAAGTTCTACGTGCAGGTCGCCGCCGATGGACACGTGAAGGGCCGCCTCTCCATGCCGGCTGCCGAGCTGCGGCCTCGCGATGTCGAGGCGGGTGATACGCCGCGCTGGGTTGGCAAGCTTCAAGCGCTTCGCGCGAAACTGGAGGTCGCTCCGGAAAGCGACCTGTTGCAGGTGAGTCTCCAGGCCGGAGGGCTCCAACTGGCCGGCAGCGACATGAGCCTGGATCTGGGCGAGTGGACCGGCCAGCTCGGTATTCCGCTGAGTGAGTCGATGCGTTCGGTCCGTAGCGAGCATGTCATCCAGAAGCTCGCACTGACCTGGCCCACGTCGGAAACTGGAGCGCCGGAGGGTGCGGCTGCACGGCCTACCCCTGCCGCACAGCTTACGAGGATCGCCGTCGAAGGGATCGCCTGGACGACTGAAGGTCGCCCCGAAGAGCTCTGGGTCGAAGCTGGCTTCGACCAGGTGCACTGGAATGCCCTCGAAGCCGCGGATGTACGGGTCGGATTCGAGGCCCTTCGCGATCTCGACACGGACGAGGCGTCGCCTGAGGCGAGTCTGGCCACGCTCCTGGGTTTCCTGCCGGAGCTGAACATCACGGCGATCGACGGTCAGACAGCGTCTGGCCCGTTTCACGTTTCTGGCAGGATTCGCTTCGATGAAAGCGTGGGTGAAGGCGGGTCGAACCTCGAAGGCGAACTCGAACTTCGCCTGCCCGGTGGCTGGGCCGATGCGCTGGCAGACGAAAATGATGAATTGTTAGGTGCCTGGGTCGACTCCGGCGAGCTGGAACGAGACGGTGAGGGCTTCCTCGGCGACCTTCGTTTCGAGCCCACGGAGCCCGACGAGGAGAGCGAATCGAGTCGGCTCGCGATCCGTCTGCTCGAACTGCTCCCCGAGTTGCCCGAGGGCAGCACGGCTGGAGAGGCGGAAGGGGACGTTGCTGTGGCCGACGAGGCAACGGAAGATTCGGCTGGCCCCGAGGCCGAAGCCGACCCGAAGGGCGAGCTCGTCGTATCACCGGAGCCAACCGCACCGGCGGAGCTGGCGGACGACACCGCCGCGCCGTCGGCGCCACCCGCAGCTCCGGCACCCTAGCAGGCTACGGAAGAACCCCTCCCGTCGCCTGGCACGCGTCTTTTCGGCCCACTCTTCGTTGCGAAAGCTTGCTGGGGCTCGCCCCAGCTGCGCTTCCGCGCCTCGATTGGACCGAAAATCCACGCACCCGGCTCGGTCCGGAGTTCTTCCGCAACCTGCTAGAACCCTACGGTCTCAGGCTGTATTGGCGCGGGCCACGCAAGGCCGCGAGCTGCGGTGCGCATAGCTCGATCCATTGGCAGAGCGCCGGCCGCGTCTCGCGGGGGTCGAGCAGGTCGTGCACGCCAAAGGCTTCCGCCCGCGGGTAGGGGGAGCGGCGTGAGGCGAACTGCTCCTCCAGTTCGGCACGCCGGGCGGCTGGGTCTGCGGCGGCTTCGATTTCACGGCGGAAGGCGACGGCGACACCGCCCTCGATGGGGAGGGCGCCACTTTCCGCGGATGGCCAGGCGAATACCGTTCCGTCGGGCCCGAAGTGGGCAGCCGCCGCGACACCGTAGGCCTTGCGCACGATGACGGAGACCATGGGAACCGAGGATTGCTGAACTGCGAAGAGCGCGGCCGCACCGTGGCGGATGGTCCCGGCCCGTTCGGCTTCCGAGCCGATCATGAAGCCCGGTTCATCGACGAAGGCCACGATGGGAAGATGGAAGGTGTCGCAGAAGTCGACGAAGCGACGAACCTTCTGGGCAGCATTCGCCGTCATGGCGCCGGCGTAGAAACGCGTATCGTTGGCCCAGACACCGACCGGGTGACCTGCCAGGCGAGCCAGGCCGGTGACCTGGGAACGGCCGAAGCCCGGCGTCATCTCGAAGAACGAATCGCGGTCGACGATGTGGCCTACGAGCTTGCGTGCGTTGTAGACGCGGCGTCGCTCGCGAGGAATGATCTCGGCGAGTGCTTCTTCCTTGCGATTCGGATCGTCCTCGCATGCCGCGACCGGTGGGAGTTCCCAGACATTGGTCGGCAGGTAGGAGAGGAAGCGGCGGATCGCCGTGAAGGCTTCTTCTTCGTCTTCGACCACATTGTCGACCACACCGCTGCGGGCGTGCAGTTTGGCGCCCCCGAGCTCGTCCTTGGTGAGGTCTTCACCGGTGGCGCGAGCCACCACGGCGGGCCCGCCAATCAGGATCTGCGCCGTATTGCGGGTCATCAACGAAAAGTGGGAAGCGACCAGCCGGGCGGCGGGAAACCCCGCGACCGCGCCGAGCGCTGCGGAGACGACCGGGGCCGTTGCCATCACCTGCATGATCGAGCGGAAGCGCGGAGCCGCGAACACCGGGTCGCCCATCGGCCGGGGTGCGCCCTTCCCGCGGCTGCCCGTCACACTGCCACCACCGCCCTCCAGGAAGCGGACGAGTGGCAGCCGGTACTGGAGCGCCAGGGTTTCGGAGTAGACGCTCTTTCGCAGGCCGGCGGGAGAAGGCGAGCCTCCGCGCTGCGTGAAGTCTTCTCCGCCCAGCACGACCGGGCGCCCATCCACCTTGGCCGTGCCGAGTACGTAGTTCGCCGGGGCGAAATCCGTGAGGCGGCCGTCCGCGTCGATTTCACCGTGACCCGCGATCGGGCCCTGCTCGCGGAAACTCTCCGGGTCGGACAGACGATCGATGCGTTCGCGTACCGAGAGCCGACCTCTCGCGTGCTGGCTCTCGACCGCCTCGGCTCCACCCATTTCGAGGGCCCGGCGGCGTCGTTCCTCGATGCCCTCGATTTCGTTCTTCCAGCTCACGGTGCCTCCAGTGCGAGTTTCTAGCGCACCTCGGCTCGGCTCGGATCCAAGCGGCAGGGCAGGGCTTCGAGGCGGGCCAGCCAGGCTGCAGGGAGGCCGTGATCGCGTGCACCGTCGAGGATCAACTGTCGGTACCAATCGAAGGGAATCGGGTCGGCCGTGCGCAGGTCGGAGCGGTAGGTCAGCGCGTCCCGGAAGCCTGCAGCGCGACCGTCCACATGGCTCTCGACGCTCACTACGAGGCGTTCGTACCCGCCTTC
The bacterium genome window above contains:
- a CDS encoding PPOX class F420-dependent oxidoreductase, which produces MTELGDERYVSLGTFRKSGVEVRTAVWIAQSTTGEVLYVYTNRTSGKVKRIRNGARVRLAPCTASGRVTGDWTEAKARMLETPNERDLGLEAIIRKYGLQMRLALLASRLSGRYADRAVIEIQVGA
- a CDS encoding UvrD-helicase domain-containing protein; translated protein: MTSRADDRRARALAQREFGSPLVLEAGAGTGKTAVLVSRIVAWCLDPGWQRAKLRVEERGLLGAPAPTDDQIAAEALRGVVAITFTEAAAAEMASRVAEALLSLRAGKTPVGFDDEALPNAPLRDTRAEALVGALDQLAVRTIHATCRRWLAAHAVDAGLRPGFEIDADGQRQVELVREVLEAHLPEAFGEPFDPDFAVLADAEIGPRDIEQALVSLLNEGVLAEDLAVDPIEPDALADLAIQLREASDAFLGLEAGRLLGLGKRASAVVEAVEAVMGTRAAVHEALPRDAEAWDEWRRGIAECWAARRPKLAEFARGKFTRGGGDALADDAPALADAARRLQLVLKHVLDFDPIRLASSRRVLLRLLAEAEERLRESGVVSFGGLLRGARDLLVSRPDVAGRLRHEIDQILVDEFQDTDALQCEILEALALGGEASERPGLFLVGDPKQSIYAWRGADLRAYEDFVGKARAAGGQVLPLIVNFRSTGAVLDEVERVVAPIMHQAPGLQPAFQRLLPQEGRVFEPLPEGCASVEHWLSWPLDDEGSPDPKRAKRFSTELEARAVAADLQRLRESGVSPGEVALLMRSSGDFDVYLMALREAGIPFVVEREEQHGRRREVVDAMAWIRCVLDPNDALALVATLRSSLVGVPDAALVPLWRLGLPERAGRLHGSGGEDLETLGEEIRSLAAALPAGVPGLERVAGWEEGLLAFLDELGPLRALAEEGPVDRFVEALRGPWGLEVAEAGRHLGAHRLGSLDRVFRELAEALEAAGGSSSAVLSQLRRAGSPDREHREGRRRSFHENAVHVMTVHKAKGLGFRHVYVLQTHKGVRSETPGDTTLERRGGRCEYVLFGFATPGMLALGEERTAREACEGVRLLYVAATRAKQRLVIAGHRPPRSGTDPGVSPTPSRLAKASFSELLESRRGSPEALADHGEAARLAGGSFLDDDGVRWCLPAGWPPPSLAGPAASALGPSQPSEVLAEEKRLVAAREFAARHQARPFGGTASSRHEARLPPGGAPSDATSRSEAMRIGTAFHAALERLTLDTPVDTWRAALETCLEEQDLDADMLARANALVERFLGSPLAERLGGLGERLMGREVPLLLAPEKGEDEPVGFVAGAIDLLYRDEHGKIVVADFKTDAVGQAGELERRSQAYASQGRVYVRAVQAAFGLDEPPQFELWFIDAGQAVRIEP
- a CDS encoding YdgA family protein encodes the protein MKKTLSVLLLLGLVASGLSVWAGLRVEAIHQEMIAALEERPQLRVLGSTFERGLLGSTAETTFELRGAAGELFQRPLAWAGQENVRQRIGFRLEHHIDHGPTSLWTWFSTGAVGPPIVAYVHSTLTLDQEAWSEVAAAFGKLPAAKFYVQVAADGHVKGRLSMPAAELRPRDVEAGDTPRWVGKLQALRAKLEVAPESDLLQVSLQAGGLQLAGSDMSLDLGEWTGQLGIPLSESMRSVRSEHVIQKLALTWPTSETGAPEGAAARPTPAAQLTRIAVEGIAWTTEGRPEELWVEAGFDQVHWNALEAADVRVGFEALRDLDTDEASPEASLATLLGFLPELNITAIDGQTASGPFHVSGRIRFDESVGEGGSNLEGELELRLPGGWADALADENDELLGAWVDSGELERDGEGFLGDLRFEPTEPDEESESSRLAIRLLELLPELPEGSTAGEAEGDVAVADEATEDSAGPEAEADPKGELVVSPEPTAPAELADDTAAPSAPPAAPAP
- a CDS encoding propionyl-CoA carboxylase, whose amino-acid sequence is MSWKNEIEGIEERRRRALEMGGAEAVESQHARGRLSVRERIDRLSDPESFREQGPIAGHGEIDADGRLTDFAPANYVLGTAKVDGRPVVLGGEDFTQRGGSPSPAGLRKSVYSETLALQYRLPLVRFLEGGGGSVTGSRGKGAPRPMGDPVFAAPRFRSIMQVMATAPVVSAALGAVAGFPAARLVASHFSLMTRNTAQILIGGPAVVARATGEDLTKDELGGAKLHARSGVVDNVVEDEEEAFTAIRRFLSYLPTNVWELPPVAACEDDPNRKEEALAEIIPRERRRVYNARKLVGHIVDRDSFFEMTPGFGRSQVTGLARLAGHPVGVWANDTRFYAGAMTANAAQKVRRFVDFCDTFHLPIVAFVDEPGFMIGSEAERAGTIRHGAAALFAVQQSSVPMVSVIVRKAYGVAAAAHFGPDGTVFAWPSAESGALPIEGGVAVAFRREIEAAADPAARRAELEEQFASRRSPYPRAEAFGVHDLLDPRETRPALCQWIELCAPQLAALRGPRQYSLRP